Proteins encoded in a region of the Candidozyma auris chromosome 7, complete sequence genome:
- a CDS encoding D-tyrosyl-tRNA(Tyr) deacylase, whose amino-acid sequence MRVVIQKVKRASVSVDNAVISAINRGLMLLVGISTKDTSEDVDRLVKKIANLRVFEDASGGPEGCWNGKPWSSSLAQDKQLSVLSVSQFTLYGTIKKGTKPDFHKAAKGPAAIELYNEFLSKLRKELGDDERVKDGQFGAMMDVDIVNEGPVTIIWDTNDGTI is encoded by the coding sequence ATGAGAGTAGTCATTCAAAAGGTTAAAAGAGCGTCTGTCAGCGTCGACAATGCCGTCATCTCCGCCATCAACCGCGGCCTCATGTTGCTTGTGGGGATCTCGACGAAAGACACCTCTGAGGATGTCGACAGACTCGTGAAGAAAATCGCCAACCTTCGAGTATTTGAGGACGCTTCAGGCGGGCCAGAAGGATGCTGGAACGGGAAACCCTGGAGCCTGAGCTTGGCCCAGGACAAACAGCTTTCTGTGCTTTCAGTGTCTCAATTCACCCTCTACGGAACAATCAAGAAAGGCACCAAACCAGATTTCCACAAGGCAGCGAAAGGCCCAGCAGCCATAGAGCTCTACAACGAGTTTTTACTGAAATTGAGGAAGGAGCTAGGAGACGACGAGAGAGTCAAGGATGGGCAGTTTGGCGCCATGATGGACGTGGATATAGTCAACGAAGGCCCAGTGACCATCATATGGGACACCAACGACGGAACAATATAG